The following are from one region of the Capsicum annuum cultivar UCD-10X-F1 chromosome 1, UCD10Xv1.1, whole genome shotgun sequence genome:
- the LOC107852590 gene encoding uncharacterized protein LOC107852590: MSTVGEAETEGQQLMNNIQDLSIQDQAKMKSISEEKHQVDCENNHHGVCAICLNKIVLQETALVKGCEHAYCVTCILRWATYKKEPTCPQCKHPFEFLYVHRSLDGSIQDYMFEESVCLLLRASWFKPLIVEEKQEVDDDMDYFYAYEDDEELEDFHFSSSPSLRIGNRRWGDNGYVRAGRQEARPAHRPNSQDLGAGSSRQANKKKETAGPKETVGRRAKRALKREAADKAAAEKHQKHLARLGRI, translated from the exons ATGTCTACAGTTGGGGAGGCTGAAACTGAGGGTCAGCAACTGATGAACAACATTCAAGATCTATCTATTCAAGACCAG GCTAAAATGAAGAGCATTTCTGAGGAGAAGCACCAAGTTGATTGCGAGAACAATCATCATGGTGTCTGTGCCATATGTTTGAATAAGATAGTGCTTCAAGAAACTGCTCTTGTAAAAGGTTGCGAGCATGCCTACTG TGTGACTTGCATCCTTCGGTGGGCAACCTACAAAAAGGAACCGACATGCCCTCAGTGCAAACATCCATTTGAATTTCTCTACGTCCATCGCTCACTTGATGGAAG TATTCAGGACTACATGTTCGAGGAGAGTGTCTGCCTTCTCCTGAGAGCATCATGGTTCAAACCCTTGATTGTGGAGGAAAAACAAGAAGTCGATGATGACATGGATTACTTCTATGCGTATGAGGATGACGAAGAGCTAGAAGACTTCCATTTTTCTAGTTCACCCAGTCTCCGTATAGGCAATAGGAGATGGGGTGATAATGGTTATGTCAGGGCAGGAAGGCAAGAAGCAAGACCTGCTCATCGACCAAACTCCCAAGACTTAGGTGCTGGCTCATCACGCCAGGCTAATAAGAAGAAAGAGACTGCTGGTCCTAAAGAAACTGTAGGCCGGCGTGCAAAGAGGGCACTCAAGCGTGAAGCTGCTGATAAGGCGGCTGCTGAAAAGCACCAGAAGCATTTGGCGAGGCTCGGTCGGATATGA
- the LOC124886466 gene encoding uncharacterized protein LOC124886466: MVVTNNFHGERVHLKSLLHCGDKIFFVVKQLYSIRGMPHVLYVWMYECCSEVDSTMAERLGNVIPRIFNWQVVEIKVKYEKFMTGMFSKFMYNNIRPTHKEVQSLNLQMIERFQLKEAECGLPPEIAADCSDKRLAGGVQLQEDLDIEEFEEFSTVPLTEILKKAGLITDDSTSHPSKKRKIVHFDSTTAEDQVCQKTTSFVSTRTVPTQKKASSGSERVYAKKTIPSSSLKSVYQDNSDEKWDDIKLILQSYPNNIKNQMKKWINNMPNSSKCCNRTTKKMKRLRFGKVQLPKKNHHKLK, translated from the exons ATGGTAGTTACGAACAATTTTCATGGGGAAAGAGTTCATTTGAAAAGCTTATTGCATTGTGGAGACaagattttttttgttgtgaAACAGTTATACTCGATTAGGGGAATGCCTCACGTGCTGTATGTTTGGATGTATGAATGCTGTTCTGAGGTAGACAGTACGATGGCCGAGCGGCTGGGAAATGTAATTCCCCGAATTTTCAACTGGCAGGTGGTTGAAATCAAAGTTAAGTACGAGAAGTTTATGACTGGTATGTTCAGCAAG TTTATGTACAACAACATACGACCAACTCATAAAGAAGTACAAAGTCTTAATCTGCAAATGATTGAGAGATTTCAATTAAAAGAAGCTGAATGTGGACTTCCTCCAGAAATTGCTGCAGATTGTTCCGATAAAAGACTTGCAGGCGGTGTACAGTTACAAGAGGACCTCGATATAGAAGAGTTTGAGGAATTTAGTACGGTCCCTCTTACAGAAATTCTCAAGAAGGCAGGTTTGATTACCGATGATTCAACATCTCATCCTTCTAAGAAGCGTAAAATAGTTCATTTTGATTCCACAACTGCCGAGGACCAAGTTTGTCAAAAAACAACATCTTTTGTTTCAACAAGAACTGTGCCAACCCAAAAAAAAGCTTCTTCAGGTTCTGAGCGTGTTTATGCCAAAAAGACAATTCCATCATCGTCACTCAAGTCAGTTTATCAGGACAATTCTGATGAAAAGTGGGATGATATCAAGTTAATTTTGCAGTCTTAT CCAAACAACATCAAGAATCAAATGAAAAAATGGATAAACAACATGCCGAACTCATCCAAATGTTGCAACAGAACaaccaaaaaaatgaaaag GCTTAGGTTTGGGAAGGTTCAACTGCCGAAGAAAAATCATCACAAGCTCAAATAG
- the LOC124897703 gene encoding uncharacterized protein LOC124897703 yields the protein MLESRTVITIRQRKNVKSKVRTHLLIGVACLNPVDSFSNFDINKILRMAGLYPNDFGENIMVTLKNQLETYIVDVRDVDERFSNLKGLCDLSEELVKTKKYFNYPLVFPLVKFALLLSVAIAKVEIDFPAMKLIKSELRNRMDDGFMSNCTRVNGDPKQNMWIIKSEGLVVAESINYLK from the exons ATGTTGGAAAGCCGAACAGTGATCACTATCAGGCAAAGAAAAAATGTGAAATCTAAAGTGAGAACACATTTGCTTATTGGAGTTGCTTGCTTGAATCCTGTTGACTCATTTTCTAATTTTGACATAAACAAAATATTGAGAATGGCTGGATTATATCCTAATGATTTTGGTGAAAATATAATGGTTACTCTCAAGAATCAGCTAGAGACTTATATTGTTGATGTTCGTGATGTTGATGAAAGGTTTTCTAATCTAAAAGGACTTTGTGACCTTTCCGAGGAGCTAGTTAAGACcaaaaaatactttaattatCCTCTTGTGTTTCCTCTTGTAAAGTTTGCATTGCTCCTGTCGGTTGCCATTGCTAAAGTTGAAATAGACTTTCCAGCAATGAAGTTGATCAAGAGTGAATTGAGAAATAGAATGGATGATGGTTTCATGAGCAATT GTACTCGGGTAAATGGAGATCCCAAACAGAATATGTGGATTATAAAAAGCGAAGGGCTTGTTGTTGCTGaatcaataaattatttgaagTAG